The Salvelinus namaycush isolate Seneca unplaced genomic scaffold, SaNama_1.0 Scaffold410, whole genome shotgun sequence genomic sequence GTTTCTGAAAAGTCTTATTAAAAAAGTATTTTTACAGCCGTCAAtctgcactttcttgggtgcTCCTCCTTCCTTCAAGATAGAGACAAAGGCCAGGGTCACCTCTGCCACACTCTTATGTTATAAGACCCTTACAAAAGCTATTTTAGAGAAAATgtctataaccgttagcatgtatcgatttccatcatttttatcggcaATTGCCTGCATGTCACATAGGTCTGCCTGAAACTGGGACAAGGGATGAgtagaaaaaactctatttcGTGGAAATTGTTTTCGTACAGGTTTATGCAGAGTGTAAGCATCCTTCTCGGCTAGCCATTCATTCACTTGAGCAGCGCCTAACCTGCTACCTGTTTCTTCAGCTATAGCTCTCTGGAACCTCTCCTTCCCCCataagaccctgggttagagggggtatagttaaagaccctgggttagagggggtattattaaagaccctgggttagagggggtattattaaagaccctgggttagagggggtatagttaaagaccctgggttagagggggtatagttaaagaccctgggttagaggggatATTATTAAAGACCCTGTTTTAGAGGGGGTATggttaaagaccctgggttagagggggtattaTTAAAGAtcctgggttagagggggtattattaaagaccctgggttagagggggtattaTTAAAGACCCTGTgttagagggggtatagttaaagaccctgggttagagggggtattaTTAAAGACCCTGTgttagagggggtatagttaaagaccctgggttagagggggtatagttaaagaccctgggttagagggggtatagttaaagaccctgggttagagggggtatagttaaagaccctgggttagagggggtattattaaagaccctgggttagagggggtattattaaagaccctgggttagagggggtattattaaagaccctgggttagagggggtatagttaaagaccctgggttagagggggtatagttaaagaccctgggttagagggggtatagttaaagaccctgtgttagagggggtatagttaaagaccctgggttagagggggtatagttaaagaccctgggttagatgggtatagttaaagaccctgggttagagggggtattattaaagaccctgggttagagggggtattattaaagaccctgggttagagggggtatagttaaagaccctgggttagagggggtatagttaaagaccctgggttagagggggtattaTTAAAGACCCTGTgttagagggggtatagttaaagaccctgggttagagggggtattaTTAAAGAtcctgggttagagggggtattattaaagaccctgggttagagggggtattaTTAAAGACCCTGTgttagagggggtatagttaaagaccctgggttagagggggtattaTTAAAGACCCTGTgttagagggggtatagttaaagaccctgggttagagggggtatagttaaagaccctgggttagagggggtatagttaaagaccctgggttagagggggtattattaaagaccctgggttagagggggtattattaaagaccctgggttagagggggtatagttaaagaccctgtgttagagggggtatagttaaagaccctgggttagagggggtatagttaaagaccctgggttagatgggtatagttaaagaccctgggttagagggggtatagttaaagaccctgggttagagggggtattaTTAAAGACCCTGTGTTAGAGGGGGTATtgttaaagaccctgggttagagggggtatagttaaagaccctgggttagagggggtatagttaaagaccctgggttagagggggtatagttaaagaccctgggttagagggggtatagttaaagaccctgggttagagggggtatagttaaagaccctgggttagagggggtatagttaaagaccctgggttagagggggtatagttaaagaccctgggttagagggggtatagttaaagaccctgggttagagggggtatagttaaagaccctgggttagagggggtatagttaaagaccctgggttagagggggtatagttaaagaccctgggttagagggggtatagttaaagaccctgggttagagggggtatagttaaagaccctgggttagagggggtatagttaaagaccctgggttagagggggtatagttaaagaccctgggttagagggggaaTAATACATGTTTTTCAACATCTGCTccgccatccttcttgcctctctgatgTACATTAACATTAATGAGCCCCTTTCGTATAATGAcaacatttcattttcatttagcCTTTTATTTTTGCAAACATGAAGTATTACGTATCCATACACTTCAGGATACGTAGCAGGATATTAGTACCTGTTTTCTCAGTGACCCATGCATTCAACACCTTTTATACTTAGTTTACAATATGATACATGTTACAATTAAACGGTGTTTCAAACAAATAAACTAAAATCTTAGACAAGGATGtttctagttcttcagaatcATCCACAAGACGGGATACCAGTTGTGACCATTGTAGAGTCTTCCCCGTATGTCTTACATGACTCAAGATTTGTTCCATTTTTAACACACGCTCTGCATTAACCCCTGTATTGTTGGCTGTGTAGAGTGAGGCATTAACCCCTGTATTGTTGGCTGTGTAGAACTCTGCATTAACCCCTGTATTGTGGGTTGTGTAGAACTCTGCATTAAACCCTGTATTGGGGGTTGTGTAGAGCGATacattgttcactttattttcaataatttgctgcataacatttgtaaATTCTCTCAAAAGAAAAAGTGTATTTATTCTCTCTAACATCTTATGCATATAGTTACCCATTGATTTACAtctaatttaaaatatatatattgttacttGTACTCTTGGGGTTTATTGAGCCAGAAAGTCACCACATCAGCCACCAAAGCTTCCTtgtatttgttgtcgtccaccagTGTGTgccggatttctttgagtttctcgtggatgtagatcacctccttcagttcatgtaggaaagCCTCCGTTACACCGTAAACTCTGGGAATAGATGGCACAAGACCCATAGCCTCCAGGGCTCTGACCATCGAAGGTATAAAGCGGctggaccacagtcttttcaccagctcctcaaaatggtTGAAGAAGTAGTACCGGGGTGGGATGTATAAACAAGGATGTCGTCACTGGCTGGGATGATTGATCATACAACCTTGGCATCTTTCTCTTATATACTCTCCAATCACCACATCTAAAAGTGCGGCTACATAGGCCTTGATGGTGTCCACAAAAAATAGTACTGACCACCCCATCATacacatcctcaggctgtgtACATGTAGAGGGTGTCGGGGGGCTTGCTTGGGGGGCGTAGAAAGGAGGGCTGTGAGGCATCCTTAGGGTCTGGTACCCATGACGTATCGGAGTCCTGATATGGTATATGAATATCCATGGTATATGCTGAAATGAAGAACAGGAGGCTTTACGTTCACCCCTTTTATTGTTGAACCAGTCCTATGGTATCGGGGCGTGGTTATCGAAACAGCCGCGTACTTCAGGGGCTGACCCTTCTGAGGATGACCCTTCAGGGGCTGACCCTTCTGAGGATGACCCTTCTGTGGATGACCCTTCTGAGGATGACCCTTCTGAGGATGACCCTTCTGAGGATGATAATAATCCTTAggattcgtatatattatgcacttccTTAGCTGAACGATACTCTGTCgttgttggctctgtacaaaaaGAGCATCCACTAACTCTAACGTTTTCAATTCCATTAtatcccaacttttaaaaggaataagcagacgcaACTTAAAATCCCCAGTCAGGCCACCATCACGTCTGTTACCGTTGCGGATTTCCTCGTTGCTGATATAGAACTCCACATGGAAGTCCATTCTTTATTTGTATTTTCACCCTATGAAATATTCTTCCTGAGGAGTCTGGGGGcaccttcccaacgggtctcgtaCCCTGTGAACAAGCTATACCCCTTAGTGATAACTCTCAGTTCGGGACACACCACCTTGCGAAACACCGTCCAGTCTTCAAGCCCGTAGTCCACTCCTaaagtctggtctgtatattcttctccttcagctacGGTATAGAGTTtcactctacaggccaggtaatcaaacACATAACCCCATAGTTGTCCATTAGACATCAGcacttgatctttcagcgcaGTTGCGGGCGGTATTTGGCTTCTATACATATTTAGAAACCGCTTTTTTGGGCGCTTCGTATATTGTTGCTTTATACTCTTCCCTTTCTCGATGTTTTAACCGAGGTCCTGCTTCTGTTGTTACTGTCATCACGTGTGTTTCACTGATCACAAAATACATGTTTCATTTCTTTAGCGTTCTGGGGTTTATTGAGGTCGATTGTAGTGTAGACAGCGCCTACTTATAGTGCGGCTGTCCAATACCCCCGGGCATTACTGTTGTCATATACAACAGCCCTAAGTTCACTACAACAGGGGAGGCCATACTCTTTCAAATGTTCAAACACAGTCCCCAGTTCAACGAGGTCACTACATATCAATCATCATGACAGCTTTACTTCAAAGGAACAGATGcactatctggttaaataaacacTCACTCGATAGTGTGAGAACTTCCTGACAGAACGTACATATATGGGCACTCCCTAGAGAGCGTGACAACGGAAGGCAGGATGTCCTGCAGGATGTCCATATATGGGCATACACACGTGACCCATAAAatagggtcataaatcacacATTTGACGTGTGCCGTCTACTGTATTCTCTCTGTCACTCACCACGGTACAGTGGACAGTAGACCTGGTCTGGTTCTACACATAGACGGTGATGGTGAATCATGTCAGATTGTGGAGAAGCCAACTTGATGAGTTTCTCCTGACCCAGCCCAACAACCCTATCAGTGCcctctgacctctcccctcttGCAGCAGTCTCCCCTCCAACACTGAGTGAGCTTCACTGACCTCTTTCAAGTTCTGTCTTAGTCTCTCCATTTCTCCATCCTTCTCCTCTATAAGTCTATGCTTCTCCTTCATCTGTCTATTCTTCTCCTCCATCTGTCTATTCTTCTCCTCCATCTGTCTATTCTTCTCCTCCATCTGTCTGCTGAACTCCCTCTGCATCTTTGTCTGTGAGATCATCATGTTCCTCTGTAACTCAGGTAGGACTATCTTCATCAGGTTTCTCTCTGCTTCAACTCTGGCCTCTCCTTCATAGTTCTCCATCATCTCtatctcctgtctgtgtctctcctccatctccctcctctcattctctgtcttctctctaaatctctccatctttctctccatctcctccctcctatcAGACTCCCTCTTCAGCTCCCTCTCCAGTTCTATTttcttctcctcatccctctcttctttcaCCTGTCTCTCCAGTTCACTGGTTCTTTCACTGAGTGTTCTGATATCTCCCTCATGTTCCTGGATCACTCCCTCTATCTTTATCAGAGAATCCTGCATCTCCTTCTGAAGcctctctctcaagtctctctcctccctctgtttcctctctcctctctctctctggatctttccctccatctctctaacctGGGTCTCTGCCTCCTGGTAGGTCTGACTGCTGTagaatctctctctgtttcctgcaACCATCTCCTCTACCTGATCCAGCAGCTCTGATACCTGAGTGCCATGGGCCCTGTCCTTAATGTTGAGGACGTGGTACCTGCTCCCACTCTTCTCTACAAGCTGCTGGAGGTCCTGACTTCCTGCTTGGAGAAACTCCTCAATGCTCTGCTCTTTCAGGCCATCATCATGGGTGAATAGAATCACAGTGTGTTCCCAACAACCCTCCCCAAacatctcctctattctctccattACCCTTCTCTCATCCCCCTTAGAGGGCTCCACTGGTATGACCAGGAGGAAGGCGTGGGGTCCCGgggcagacagacggacacagagCCCCACATCCTGTCTCATCTCCTCCAGAGAGAGTCCAGGACAGAACCATTCTGGAGTGTCCACCAGCACCAGCCGTCTCCCAcacacatccccctctctcctcttactCCTCTGGGTCACTGCAGAGGGGCTGGCCTGGGCCCCAAACGCCTCTCTGCCCAGGATGGTGTTTCCTGCTGCACTcctcccagccccagtcctcCCCAGCAGCACCAGTCTCAGCTCAGACACACTGGGAGACACTGGGGAGTCTGGactgctgctctctcctcccactgcaacacaacacacagcactgATCAACACTCTGACtctctggaggatgtacaacagagtcaaatataatataatctacatccataactcactatctggaggatgtacaacagagtcaaatataatataatctacatccataactcactatctggaggatttacaacagagtcaaatataatataatctacatccataactcactatctggaggatgtacaacagagtcaaatataatataatctacatccataactcagtatctggaggatgtacaacagagtcaaatataatataatctacatccataactcactatctggaggatgtacaacagagtcaaatataatataatctacatccataactcactatctggaggatgtacaacagagtcaaatataatataatctacatccataactcactatctggaggatgtacaacagagtcaaatataatataatatacaccCATAACTCACTCTCTGGAggatttaactccatgctgttTGTCCTCCTCAGTGGAAGTGTGGGGTCTGTATCTGAGGTCTCTCCTCCCACTGTAACACAACATAGAGAACTGATCAACATACTGACTAATCAGAGACACATTTAAAACATAGTATCAACAAACTACAAATACATTACACATCATAGTGAAATATAGATTATTGGAGAAAATAGAGAATATCAAGATTGATGACAGTTCGAGACAACatgtataactcactaagtgaaggatggtccactatagactagaaacagtaggagacaacaggacaatactgataactcactaagtgaaggatggtccactatagactagaaacagtaggagacaacaggacaatattgataactcactaagtgaaggatggtccactatagactagaaacagtaggagacaacaggacaatattgataactcactaagtgaaggatggtccactatagactagaaacagtaggagacaacaggacaatattgataactcactaagtgaaggatggtccactatagactagaaacagtaggagacaacaggacaatagtgataactcactaagtgaaggatagtccactatagactagaaacagtaggagacaacaggacaatagtgatgtctcactaagtgaaggatggtccactatagactagaaacagtaggagacaacaggacaacatgtataactcactaagtgaaggatggtccactatagactagaaacagtaggagacaacaggacaatagtgatgtcttactaagtgaaggatggtccactatagactagaaacagtaggagacaacaggacaatattgataactcactaagtgaaggatggtccactatagactagaaacagtaggagacaacaggacaatattgataactcactaagtgaaggatggtccactatagactagaaacagtaggagacaacaggacaatattgataactcactaagtgaaggatggtccactatagactagaaacagtaggagacaacaggacaatattgataactcactaagtgaaggatggtccactatagactagaaacagtaggagacaacaggacaatattgataactcactgtCTGGAGGAAGCTCCTTGCTGTGTCTCCTCCTGACTGGGAGTATGGAACCTGTATCTGACGTCTCTCCAGGTTCTAAAATAATAGAACAACCATTTAGAATGGGAACATTTACCTCAGAAATATGATGCAGAGGGAAAGTATGAAgtgatggacagcaatattcacAACTCAGTGGAGAGTCGACAATAACCTGAGAATTGAGGAAAGTACAGAAGACTAAATGTATTAATGGTGTGAATCATCTTACCCAGTTCAGCATTTTCATTGTTGACATCCTCCAGCTGTTTGTCTCTTTCCTTtaactgcttctctctctcctctagtagGTTATCTTTCTTTTCttgttcctgtctcctctcttttaGTTCGTTTTCTTTTCCCTCCAGtactttatctctctcttccagctgtttatctctctcttccagtagtctgtccttctctcccagtttGTGTCTGTCCTCTAGTTGAAGGTCTTTTTCCTGCAGTAGGATTCTGAAGTTCTCTACTTGGCTGTTCTTGTCCTGCAGGTTCTTTCTCAGTGTCTCTAGTTGAATGTCTCTATCCTTTAGTTGCTTGTCTTTCTCTTCCAGTTGGTTTTCTTTCTCTTCTAATAGTTTCTCCCTCTGTCCCATTATCTGGTTCTTCTCCCCCaggagtctctctttctctctcacttcctgGGTCATATCATTCTCTTTTAATTCTTTTTCCATCTTCAACTCTGAGGGAGAGCAATTAAGATATTTAATTGATTGTTTGAATAAGTAATGTATTAATTCATTCAATAGTTTGCCTATAAAGACATTATCATTTGATGGAGGTGGTACAATTATTAGTAATTATTTCCTCCAGTCAACAGTTATCTGAGCTGAACCAATCATCAACTGGTCTATTGACTATTTGATACATTACAAATGAATTAGTCTGAAACACTGAATGACATCACTCATGTTCCCTGATtcaatcctctctcctccagactcTCTCATACTTACCAAGCTCACCAGCTGATGCCTCCCTCTTCAGCTTGTCCTCCTGGGTCTCATGTTGTAAATACTCTGAACTTGAGACTATGGTGTAAAACAGAGAGGTGAGTTCTGTGtggtagactacatcactatatacAGAACAAACAGGACCAATCAGATTTCTCCTGTCACTCAACCCTCCTTCATGTAGGGACTGTGGGCACCAATGAGATCTGGTTAACTTCATAAATAATGTTGTTTAGTTATTGTCCTATCTCTGATCAAATGATTATGTTCATTGTTAGTGATAAGCAGCATTGGGCTCTATGGCAGATACAGGATATTGTGTCAGGAGGCAGGGTTCTATGGAATATACATTCAGTAGAATTTGAGGAACATCTGACATcataatccaacctaccttgagaacatttggggagagtattgataaatgtaaagaaactgatttaatttgtagccttgaagaagacacactgctgttcacaaggcctgtagtttttatagtatcagattaacactctggtctgttctttgtcttgtgtttttggttgtcaataaacaaaacagacaaataagtaattactcacgtgatgctgatcatccattatccaagaaggagagtcatgaataatgatcatgtaaaacagaatgcattagttattattgttcattgaatttctgtctcgGTACATcatttaatgaaataccatacatcatattggaatgactgttcatcacattcattactaatgtacatctagggaaagggatgtaagcagtgctactattggaaaagtctaaacatcacagattgattcatactaggacatcaaactgaattcaagatgattccatgttcattttggagtgtgaaatgttgacctctatggcagatatattgtgggagatctatatgaaatattgacctctatggcagatatattgtgggagggcaaTGTACAATATCGACCACTATGCTAGCTGTattttgtgggaggactatgtgaaatattgacctctatagcagatatattgtgggaggactatgtgaaatattgacctctatggcagatatattgtgggagatcaatgtgaaatgttgacctctgtAGCAGATATATTGGGGGAGGGCTATGGGAAATGATGACCTCTATAGCAGAtgtattgtgggaggactatgtgaaatattgacatccatggcagatatattgtgggagggatATTGTATGTCAAatctggataatttgaagaacatctatacatcttaatccaacctaccttgagaacatttggggagagaaTTGATacatgtaaagaaactgatttaatttgtagccttgaagaagacaaaCTGCTGTTCACAatgcctgtagtttttatagtatcagattaacactctggtctgttctttgtcttgtgttattggttgtcaaaaaacaaaacagacaaataagtaattactcacctaTTCCTGATCAtgcattatccaagatggagagtcatgaataatgatcatgtaaaacagaatgcattagttattattgttcattgaatttctgtctcattacataatttaatgaaataccatacatcatattggaatgactgttcatcacatttattactaatgtacatctagggaaagggatgtaagcagtgctactattggaacagtctaaacatcacatattgattcatactaggacatcaaactgaattcaagATGATTCCATGTTAATTTTGaagtgtgaaatgttgacctctatggcagatatgttgtgggaggactatgtgaaatgttgacctctatggcagatatattgtgggaggacaatgtgaaatgttgacctccaTAGCAGATTTATTATgtgaggactatgtgaaatgttgacctctatagcagataAATTGTGGGAGATcaatgtgaaatgttgacctctgtagcagatatattgtgggagggctttgggaaatattgacctctatggcagatatattgtgggagggcaaTGTACAATATCGACCACTATGCCAGCTGTattttgtggg encodes the following:
- the LOC120041179 gene encoding trichohyalin-like, which translates into the protein MKLTRSHWCPQSLHEGGLSDRRNLIGPVCSVYSDVVYHTELTSLFYTIVSSSEYLQHETQEDKLKREASAGELELKMEKELKENDMTQEVREKERLLGEKNQIMGQREKLLEEKENQLEEKDKQLKDRDIQLETLRKNLQDKNSQVENFRILLQEKDLQLEDRHKLGEKDRLLEERDKQLEERDKVLEGKENELKERRQEQEKKDNLLEEREKQLKERDKQLEDVNNENAELEPGETSDTGSILPVRRRHSKELPPDMGGETSDTDPTLPLRRTNSMELNPPEMGGESSSPDSPVSPSVSELRLVLLGRTGAGRSAAGNTILGREAFGAQASPSAVTQRSKRREGDVCGRRLVLVDTPEWFCPGLSLEEMRQDVGLCVRLSAPGPHAFLLVIPVEPSKGDERRVMERIEEMFGEGCWEHTVILFTHDDGLKEQSIEEFLQAGSQDLQQLVEKSGSRYHVLNIKDRAHGTQVSELLDQVEEMVAGNRERFYSSQTYQEAETQVREMEGKIQRERGERKQREERDLRERLQKEMQDSLIKIEGVIQEHEGDIRTLSERTSELERQVKEERDEEKKIELERELKRESDRREEMERKMERFREKTENERREMEERHRQEIEMMENYEGEARVEAERNLMKIVLPELQRNMMISQTKMQREFSRQMEEKNRQMEEKNRQMEEKNRQMKEKHRLIEEKDGEMERLRQNLKEVSEAHSVLEGRLLQEGRGQRALIGLLGWVRRNSSSWLLHNLT